In a genomic window of Streptomyces sp. SJL17-4:
- a CDS encoding glycosyltransferase 87 family protein, which produces MPSLQKTSAPQDRPQGRSQTVIPTHRDKVAAAGSELIGGPYGRRARTGTGQFTPVRVIALVALGMFALGMVQKLPCYNWAWFRGTTSQYTHACYSDIPHLFTGRGFAEGLVPYFDRLSGDIPFLEYPVLTGLFMEVAAWLTPGGGDTMQREQSYWLANAGLLMVCAAVLAVCVARTHRLRPWDGLLVALAPSIALTATINWDLLAVALTAAAILMWSRERPLAFGILLGLATASKFYPILLLCPLLLLCWRAGKWREYGTAVLAAGGAWLVVNLPVMLLAPEGWKQFYLFSRDRNVDFGSIWLLVSQRTGDAITPGQANLYALLLMVAAIAGLAYLAFTAPRRPRFVQLAFLIVAAFVLTNKVYSPQYVLWLVPLAALARPRWRDFLIWQACEVMYFVGVWMYLAFTNSGNKQGLPVDGYQFAIVLHLLGTLYLCVMVVRDILTPERDPVRQDGADDPSGGVLDGAEDVFVAGRAAHPARHAAPVAEDGPLVEWGTPRS; this is translated from the coding sequence ATGCCGAGCCTCCAGAAGACGAGCGCGCCGCAGGACCGGCCCCAGGGCCGCTCGCAGACGGTCATCCCCACCCACCGGGACAAGGTGGCCGCAGCGGGCAGCGAACTGATCGGCGGCCCCTACGGCCGTCGGGCGAGGACCGGCACCGGGCAGTTCACGCCGGTACGGGTGATCGCCCTCGTGGCCCTCGGCATGTTCGCCCTCGGCATGGTGCAGAAGCTGCCCTGCTACAACTGGGCCTGGTTCCGGGGCACGACCTCCCAGTACACCCACGCCTGCTACTCGGACATCCCGCACCTCTTCACGGGGCGGGGCTTCGCCGAGGGCCTGGTGCCCTACTTCGACCGGCTGAGCGGCGACATACCGTTCCTCGAGTACCCGGTCCTGACCGGGCTCTTCATGGAGGTCGCGGCCTGGCTGACGCCGGGCGGCGGCGACACGATGCAGCGCGAGCAGTCGTACTGGCTGGCCAACGCGGGTCTGCTGATGGTCTGCGCGGCCGTCCTCGCGGTCTGTGTGGCCCGTACGCACCGGCTGCGGCCCTGGGACGGGCTGCTCGTCGCGCTGGCGCCCTCGATCGCGCTGACCGCGACGATCAACTGGGACCTGCTGGCCGTCGCGCTGACGGCCGCCGCGATCCTGATGTGGTCGCGCGAGCGGCCGCTGGCCTTCGGGATCCTGCTCGGCCTGGCCACCGCCTCCAAGTTCTACCCGATACTGCTCCTCTGCCCGCTGCTGCTGCTCTGCTGGCGGGCCGGGAAGTGGCGGGAGTACGGGACCGCGGTGCTGGCGGCGGGCGGCGCGTGGCTGGTGGTGAACCTGCCCGTGATGCTGCTCGCACCGGAGGGCTGGAAGCAGTTCTACCTCTTCAGCCGGGACCGGAACGTCGACTTCGGTTCGATCTGGCTGCTGGTCAGCCAGCGGACGGGCGACGCGATAACGCCGGGCCAGGCCAACCTGTACGCGCTGCTGCTGATGGTGGCGGCGATCGCCGGGCTCGCCTACCTGGCGTTCACGGCGCCCCGCAGGCCCCGCTTCGTCCAGCTGGCGTTCCTGATCGTCGCCGCGTTCGTCCTGACCAACAAGGTCTACTCACCGCAGTACGTGCTGTGGCTGGTGCCGCTGGCGGCGCTCGCCCGGCCGCGCTGGCGCGACTTCCTGATCTGGCAGGCGTGCGAGGTCATGTACTTCGTGGGCGTCTGGATGTACCTGGCGTTCACGAACAGCGGCAACAAGCAGGGCCTGCCGGTGGACGGCTACCAGTTCGCGATCGTGCTGCACCTGCTCGGCACCCTGTACCTGTGCGTGATGGTCGTACGCGACATCCTCACGCCCGAGAGGGACCCGGTGCGGCAGGACGGCGCGGACGACCCCTCGGGGGGCGTCCTGGACGGCGCCGAGGACGTCTTTGTGGCGGGCAGGGCCGCCCATCCCGCCCGGCACGCGGCCCCGGTCGCCGAGGACGGGCCGCTGGTGGAATGGGGAACCCCCAGGAGCTGA
- a CDS encoding transglycosylase domain-containing protein, translating to MSEHRRKMPPQQPPTGGRAAARRAAQQPVGRRSAPVQDVGTGAPSASYGPASSPGEEQRPYGGRAEARRAAQRGSRRRGAETGPGGPGGPGGGGRRGGGGGGRGSGPGRGSGGPGKKRIIDYPRYGKYGWRRWMPSWKLVTGTFLFFVASLMGAAAIAYSRVDIPNEALTAKSQNNIYYWADKTRMVATGSGTNRQIVPFDKIPKSMQNAVISAENKTFWEDSGIDPMGIGRAVWNMAKGGETQGGSTITQQYVKNNRLDDQSQTLSRKVKELFISMKVGGEVEKDEIMAGYLNTAYYGRGAYGVQAAARAYFNVDAEKLDPSQAALLAAVLKGATYYDPAGYPEIDSEATPEKNTARATERWSWILDEMQKDGHLPAAERAKYTTFPKVQGPKKSANLSGQIGYLVTTAKANIKAQFGITEQDLERGGYEIYTTFEKKKVDALEDSVTKILDEYIDPEKRPDTDTNVQFGGASVDTATGKIVAIYGGVDATKHFRSNADNTGAQVGSTFKPFVLAAAMKDGVRDKDLGPVQDASSRTIVDPDKSRYSGKNELKIRKYNGEIWKDEKGKEWLQTNDDDASYKDMTLRRAMVRSANSPYVQLGMDVGIDKVRKAAVDAGLRPDSLVEGEVPSFSLGISSPSAIRMAGAYATFANEGEQNDPYSVESVKKEGVVIHQHKADPKIPFTSAVANNVTDVLRSVVDEDEGTGKKARIPGREVAGKTGTTDGNKSAWFVGYTPQLSTAIDMYRFDDDETKKNREFQKMYGTGDQPQIHGSSFPSRIWQDYMTEAVESYPAKSFPEPEKLEGAEAVFGGGAASPTPTPTATPTPTETSATPTTTAPTTTPPPTTTAPTTTRTPKPGKTTCGVWGWGCTEEPGDPGGNTGEPTTTPPTTDTPTGTGTPTDDGSGPGGGNGKPDDGSWVP from the coding sequence ATGAGCGAGCATCGTCGCAAAATGCCGCCGCAGCAGCCGCCGACGGGCGGTCGCGCGGCGGCACGGCGCGCTGCCCAGCAGCCGGTGGGCCGCAGGTCGGCCCCGGTCCAAGACGTCGGTACGGGGGCCCCGTCGGCCTCGTACGGGCCTGCTTCCTCCCCCGGGGAGGAGCAGCGGCCCTACGGGGGTCGCGCGGAGGCCCGTAGGGCTGCCCAGCGCGGCAGCCGCCGGAGGGGAGCCGAGACCGGCCCCGGGGGGCCCGGTGGTCCCGGCGGGGGCGGGCGGCGTGGTGGCGGCGGCGGTGGCCGCGGCAGCGGTCCTGGTCGTGGCTCCGGTGGGCCGGGCAAGAAGCGGATCATCGACTACCCCCGTTACGGAAAGTACGGCTGGCGTCGCTGGATGCCGTCGTGGAAGCTCGTGACGGGTACGTTCCTGTTCTTCGTGGCGAGCCTGATGGGCGCGGCCGCCATCGCGTACTCGCGGGTGGACATTCCCAATGAGGCGCTGACGGCGAAGTCGCAGAACAACATCTACTACTGGGCCGACAAGACCCGCATGGTCGCGACGGGCAGCGGCACGAACCGCCAGATCGTCCCGTTCGACAAGATCCCGAAGTCCATGCAGAACGCCGTGATCTCGGCGGAGAACAAGACCTTCTGGGAGGACTCCGGAATCGACCCCATGGGTATCGGCCGTGCCGTGTGGAACATGGCCAAGGGCGGCGAGACCCAGGGTGGTTCGACGATCACCCAGCAGTACGTGAAGAACAACCGTCTTGACGACCAGTCGCAGACCCTCAGCCGGAAGGTGAAGGAACTCTTCATCTCCATGAAGGTCGGCGGCGAGGTCGAGAAGGACGAGATCATGGCCGGCTATCTGAACACCGCGTACTACGGACGTGGCGCCTACGGTGTCCAGGCGGCGGCCCGCGCGTACTTCAACGTCGACGCCGAGAAGCTCGACCCCAGCCAGGCGGCGCTGCTCGCCGCGGTCCTCAAGGGCGCGACGTACTACGACCCCGCCGGCTACCCCGAGATCGACTCCGAGGCCACGCCCGAGAAGAACACGGCGCGCGCCACCGAGCGGTGGTCGTGGATCCTCGACGAGATGCAGAAGGACGGGCACCTCCCGGCGGCGGAGCGTGCGAAGTACACGACGTTCCCCAAGGTCCAGGGGCCGAAGAAGAGCGCCAACCTGAGCGGTCAGATCGGCTATCTGGTCACCACCGCGAAGGCCAACATCAAGGCCCAGTTCGGTATCACCGAGCAGGATCTGGAGCGCGGCGGCTACGAGATCTACACCACCTTCGAGAAGAAGAAGGTGGACGCTCTCGAGGACTCGGTCACGAAGATCCTGGACGAGTACATCGACCCGGAGAAGCGCCCCGACACGGACACGAACGTGCAGTTCGGCGGAGCATCGGTCGACACGGCGACCGGGAAGATCGTCGCCATCTACGGTGGTGTCGACGCGACCAAGCACTTCAGGAGCAACGCGGACAACACCGGTGCCCAGGTCGGATCGACGTTCAAGCCGTTCGTGCTCGCCGCCGCGATGAAGGACGGGGTCCGGGACAAGGACCTGGGGCCGGTCCAGGACGCCTCCAGCCGCACGATCGTGGACCCGGACAAGAGCCGCTACTCCGGCAAGAACGAGTTGAAGATCCGCAAGTACAACGGCGAGATCTGGAAGGACGAGAAGGGCAAGGAGTGGCTCCAGACCAATGACGACGACGCGAGCTACAAGGACATGACCCTGCGTCGCGCCATGGTCCGGTCGGCCAACTCGCCGTACGTGCAGCTCGGCATGGACGTCGGCATCGACAAGGTCCGCAAGGCCGCCGTCGACGCGGGTCTGCGCCCCGACTCGCTCGTCGAGGGCGAGGTGCCCTCGTTCTCCCTCGGTATCTCCAGCCCGAGCGCCATCCGCATGGCCGGCGCCTACGCGACCTTCGCCAACGAGGGCGAGCAGAACGACCCCTACTCGGTGGAGAGCGTGAAGAAGGAGGGCGTCGTCATCCATCAGCACAAGGCGGACCCCAAGATCCCCTTCACCTCGGCCGTCGCCAACAACGTCACCGACGTCCTCCGTTCCGTCGTGGACGAGGACGAGGGCACCGGCAAGAAGGCCCGGATCCCGGGCCGCGAGGTGGCCGGCAAGACCGGTACCACCGACGGCAACAAGTCGGCCTGGTTCGTCGGATACACCCCGCAGCTGTCGACCGCGATCGACATGTACCGGTTCGACGACGACGAGACGAAGAAGAACCGCGAGTTCCAGAAGATGTACGGCACGGGTGACCAGCCGCAGATCCACGGTTCGTCGTTCCCGTCCCGGATCTGGCAGGACTACATGACCGAGGCCGTGGAGAGCTACCCGGCCAAGAGCTTCCCGGAGCCGGAGAAGCTGGAGGGCGCCGAGGCCGTCTTCGGCGGTGGCGCCGCCAGCCCGACGCCGACCCCGACGGCCACCCCGACGCCCACCGAGACCTCGGCCACGCCGACGACGACCGCGCCGACGACCACGCCGCCGCCGACGACGACCGCCCCGACGACGACGCGGACGCCGAAGCCGGGCAAGACGACCTGCGGCGTCTGGGGCTGGGGCTGCACCGAGGAACCGGGTGACCCGGGCGGCAACACGGGGGAGCCCACCACCACGCCACCCACGACCGACACACCGACCGGGACCGGCACACCGACGGACGACGGAAGCGGCCCGGGCGGGGGGAACGGCAAGCCCGACGACGGGTCCTGGGTCCCCTGA
- a CDS encoding PadR family transcriptional regulator: MSRRSGILEFAVLGLLREAPMHGYELRKRLNTSLGVFRAFSYGTLYPCLKTLVANGWLIEEPGSAPEEALAASLAGRRAKIVYRLTAAGKEHFEELLSHTGPDAWEDEHFAARFAFFGQTEREVRMRVLEGRRSRLEERLEKMRASLARTRERLDDYTLELQRHGMESVEREVRWLNELIESERAGRDQRSGPDAPALHDNDSGETGGLPRHGGSTRPDPSDDTAK, encoded by the coding sequence ATGAGCAGACGCTCCGGCATTCTCGAGTTCGCCGTCCTCGGCCTGCTGCGCGAGGCTCCGATGCACGGGTACGAGCTGCGGAAGCGCCTCAACACCTCGCTGGGCGTCTTCCGGGCCTTCAGCTACGGAACGCTGTATCCCTGCCTCAAGACGCTGGTCGCCAACGGCTGGTTGATCGAGGAACCGGGCAGCGCTCCCGAGGAAGCCCTGGCCGCTTCACTCGCAGGACGCCGAGCCAAGATCGTCTACCGGTTGACGGCCGCGGGTAAGGAGCACTTCGAGGAGCTCCTGTCCCACACCGGCCCGGACGCCTGGGAGGACGAGCACTTCGCCGCACGCTTCGCCTTCTTCGGGCAGACCGAGCGCGAGGTGCGGATGCGGGTCCTCGAGGGCCGCCGCAGCCGGCTGGAGGAGCGCCTGGAGAAGATGCGCGCCTCCCTGGCCCGGACCCGCGAGCGCCTCGACGACTACACGCTTGAGCTGCAGCGCCACGGTATGGAGTCCGTGGAGCGCGAAGTGCGCTGGCTGAACGAGCTCATCGAGAGCGAGCGGGCAGGGCGGGATCAGCGATCCGGCCCCGACGCCCCCGCTCTGCACGACAACGATTCTGGAGAAACGGGCGGCCTGCCCCGGCACGGGGGCAGTACCCGGCCGGATCCGTCCGACGACACCGCCAAGTGA
- a CDS encoding inositol-3-phosphate synthase produces MGSVRVAIVGVGNCAASLVQGVEYYKDADPAAKVPGLMHVQFGDYHVRDIDFVAAFDVDAKKVGLDLSDAIGASENNTIKICDVPNKGVTVQRGHTLDGLGKYYRLTIEESAEEPVDVVQILKDREVDVLICYLPVGSEDAAKFYAQCAIDAKVAFVNALPVFIAGTKEWADKFTEAGVPIVGDDIKSQVGATITHRVMAKLFEDRGVRLERTMQLNVGGNMDFKNMLERDRLESKKISKTQAVTSQIPDRELGEKNVHIGPSDYVAWLDDRKWAYVRLEGRAFGDVPLNLEYKLEVWDSPNSAGVIIDALRAAKIAKDRGIGGPILSASSYFMKSPPVQYFDDEALANVEKFIKGEVER; encoded by the coding sequence ATGGGTTCGGTTCGCGTAGCCATCGTCGGCGTGGGCAACTGCGCCGCCTCGCTGGTTCAGGGCGTCGAGTACTACAAGGACGCCGACCCGGCGGCCAAGGTCCCCGGCCTGATGCACGTCCAGTTCGGCGACTACCACGTCCGTGACATCGACTTCGTCGCCGCCTTCGACGTCGACGCGAAGAAGGTCGGCCTCGACCTCTCGGACGCCATCGGCGCCAGCGAGAACAACACCATCAAGATCTGCGACGTCCCGAACAAGGGCGTCACGGTCCAGCGCGGTCACACCCTCGACGGTCTCGGCAAGTACTACCGCCTGACCATCGAGGAGTCCGCCGAGGAGCCGGTGGACGTCGTCCAGATCCTCAAGGACCGCGAGGTCGACGTTCTCATCTGCTACCTGCCGGTGGGTTCCGAGGACGCCGCGAAGTTCTACGCCCAGTGCGCCATCGACGCCAAGGTCGCCTTCGTCAACGCCCTTCCGGTCTTCATCGCCGGCACCAAGGAGTGGGCCGACAAGTTCACCGAGGCGGGCGTCCCGATCGTCGGCGACGACATCAAGTCGCAGGTCGGCGCGACCATCACGCACCGCGTGATGGCGAAGCTGTTCGAGGACCGCGGTGTCCGTCTTGAGCGCACGATGCAGCTCAACGTCGGCGGCAACATGGACTTCAAGAACATGCTCGAGCGCGACCGCCTCGAGTCCAAGAAGATCTCCAAGACGCAGGCCGTCACCTCGCAGATCCCCGACCGCGAGCTGGGCGAGAAGAACGTCCACATCGGTCCCTCGGACTACGTGGCCTGGCTGGACGACCGCAAGTGGGCGTACGTGCGCCTCGAGGGCCGTGCCTTCGGCGACGTTCCGCTGAACCTGGAGTACAAGCTCGAGGTGTGGGACTCCCCGAACTCGGCGGGTGTCATCATCGACGCCCTGCGCGCCGCGAAGATCGCCAAGGACCGCGGCATCGGCGGCCCCATCCTCTCCGCGTCGAGCTACTTCATGAAGAGCCCGCCGGTCCAGTACTTCGACGACGAGGCCCTGGCCAACGTCGAGAAGTTCATCAAGGGTGAGGTCGAGCGCTAA
- a CDS encoding MFS transporter translates to MSVVRDLRVLLRLTNFRRLLAVRLLSQCADGVYQVALATYVVFSPEKQTSPAAIASAMAVLLLPYSLVGPFAGVLLDRWQRRQVFLYGNLLRALLAGGTAVLVLASVPDWLFYASALSVTAVNRFVLAGLSASLPRVVDAERLVVANSLSPTAGTLAATAGGGLAFGIQLIADRSDAAVVAFGAVLYLCAALASLRMSRELLGPDPALVPQRLISALTSTARGLGEGLRHLSERRPAARALAAVGVMRFCYGALLVTVLMLCRYEWDSTESEGLGLLGIAVAASGAGFFAAALLSPWAVGRFGPFGWMTVCAATAAVLEPLLGLTFAPAPFFVAAFVLGLTTQGSKIATDTVVQTSVDDAYRGRVFALYDVLFNVAFVAAAGVAALMLPPDGRSVLLIVLVAVLYAVIALALRGERAEG, encoded by the coding sequence ATGTCCGTCGTACGTGATCTGCGCGTACTCCTGCGCCTGACGAACTTCCGCCGCCTGCTCGCCGTCCGGCTGCTCTCCCAGTGCGCCGACGGCGTCTACCAGGTGGCCCTGGCCACGTACGTCGTGTTCTCCCCCGAGAAACAGACCTCCCCGGCCGCGATCGCCTCCGCCATGGCGGTCCTCCTGCTGCCGTACTCGCTCGTCGGGCCCTTCGCCGGTGTGCTCCTCGACCGCTGGCAGCGCCGCCAGGTCTTCCTGTACGGCAACCTCCTGCGGGCCCTCCTCGCCGGCGGGACCGCCGTACTCGTGCTCGCCTCCGTCCCCGACTGGCTCTTCTACGCCTCCGCGCTCTCCGTCACGGCCGTCAACCGCTTCGTCCTCGCGGGGCTCTCGGCCTCGCTCCCGCGGGTCGTCGACGCCGAACGGCTGGTCGTGGCGAATTCGCTCTCCCCCACCGCCGGTACCCTCGCGGCGACCGCGGGCGGCGGTCTCGCGTTCGGCATCCAGCTGATCGCCGACAGGTCCGACGCGGCCGTGGTGGCCTTCGGCGCCGTCCTCTACCTCTGCGCCGCCCTCGCCTCCCTGCGGATGTCCCGGGAGCTCCTGGGGCCCGATCCGGCCCTCGTGCCCCAACGGCTCATCTCCGCCCTGACCTCCACGGCCCGAGGGCTGGGCGAGGGACTGCGACACCTCTCGGAGCGACGCCCCGCCGCTCGCGCCCTCGCCGCGGTGGGTGTCATGCGCTTCTGCTACGGCGCCCTGCTCGTCACGGTGCTCATGCTCTGCCGCTACGAGTGGGACTCCACGGAGTCCGAAGGGCTCGGCCTCCTCGGGATCGCCGTCGCCGCCTCGGGCGCGGGATTCTTCGCAGCGGCCCTGCTCTCCCCGTGGGCGGTGGGACGGTTCGGGCCCTTCGGCTGGATGACGGTGTGCGCGGCGACGGCCGCCGTGCTCGAACCGCTGCTCGGCCTGACCTTCGCCCCGGCGCCCTTCTTCGTCGCGGCCTTCGTCCTCGGGCTCACCACCCAGGGATCCAAGATCGCGACGGACACGGTGGTGCAGACCTCCGTGGACGACGCCTACCGAGGCCGGGTCTTCGCGCTCTACGACGTGTTGTTCAACGTGGCCTTCGTGGCCGCGGCCGGCGTCGCGGCGCTGATGCTGCCGCCCGACGGCCGTTCCGTCCTGCTGATCGTGCTGGTGGCCGTGCTCTACGCGGTCATCGCGCTGGCCTTGCGCGGAGAACGCGCGGAGGGGTGA
- a CDS encoding CCA tRNA nucleotidyltransferase, with amino-acid sequence MPNANEDTPTALSQVQRRAVSELLRVSPVADDLARRFQEAGFSLALVGGSVRDALLGRLGNDLDFTTDARPEDVLKIVRPWADAVWEVGIAFGTVGCQKEARVGDVDQSYQIEVTTYRSEAYDRTSRKPEVSYGDSIDEDLVRRDFTVNAMAVALPEKEFIDPYGGLEDLAARVLRTPGTPEASFSDDPLRMMRAARFAAQLDFEVAPEVVTAMKEMSGRIEIVSAERVRDELNKLLLSSHPRKGLGLLVDTGLADHVLPELPALRLESDEHHRHKDVYEHSLTVLDQAIDLEEDGPDLVLRLAALLHDIGKPRTRRFEKDGRVSFHHHEVVGAKMTKKRMTALKYSNEMIKDVSRLVELHLRFHGYGTGEWTDSAVRRYVRDAGPMLSRLHKLTRSDCTTRNKRKAGALSRAYDGLEDRIAQLQEQEELDAIRPDLDGNQIQEILGIGPGPAIGQAYKFLLELRLENGPMEHDQAVAALKEWWAAQG; translated from the coding sequence GTGCCGAACGCCAACGAAGACACCCCGACTGCACTGAGCCAGGTGCAACGCCGCGCGGTCAGTGAACTGCTGCGTGTGTCCCCTGTCGCCGACGACCTCGCCCGCCGTTTCCAGGAGGCCGGCTTCAGCCTCGCGCTGGTCGGTGGCTCGGTACGGGACGCGTTGCTCGGCCGGCTCGGCAACGACCTGGACTTCACCACCGACGCCCGCCCCGAGGACGTACTGAAGATCGTCCGTCCGTGGGCCGACGCGGTGTGGGAGGTCGGCATCGCCTTCGGGACCGTCGGCTGCCAGAAAGAGGCCCGCGTCGGAGACGTCGATCAGAGCTACCAGATCGAGGTCACCACGTACCGCTCGGAGGCGTACGACCGGACCTCACGCAAGCCCGAGGTCTCCTACGGCGACTCCATCGACGAGGACCTCGTCCGGCGCGACTTCACCGTCAACGCCATGGCCGTGGCCCTGCCGGAGAAGGAGTTCATCGACCCGTACGGCGGCCTTGAGGACCTCGCCGCCCGGGTGCTGCGTACGCCGGGTACACCGGAGGCGTCCTTCTCCGACGACCCGCTGCGCATGATGCGGGCCGCGCGGTTCGCCGCTCAGCTGGACTTCGAGGTGGCCCCCGAGGTCGTCACGGCCATGAAGGAGATGTCCGGCCGGATCGAGATCGTCTCCGCCGAACGGGTCCGTGACGAACTCAACAAGCTGCTGCTCTCCTCCCACCCGAGGAAGGGCCTCGGGCTCCTCGTGGACACGGGCCTCGCCGACCATGTGCTCCCCGAGCTCCCGGCGCTGCGTCTGGAGAGCGATGAGCACCACCGCCACAAGGACGTCTACGAGCACTCCCTGACCGTGCTCGACCAGGCCATCGACCTGGAGGAGGACGGCCCCGACCTGGTGCTGCGCCTTGCGGCCCTGCTCCATGACATCGGCAAGCCGCGCACCCGCCGCTTCGAGAAGGACGGCCGGGTCTCCTTCCACCACCACGAGGTGGTGGGCGCGAAGATGACCAAGAAGCGCATGACCGCGCTCAAGTACTCCAACGAGATGATCAAGGACGTCTCGCGGCTCGTGGAGCTCCATCTCCGCTTCCACGGCTACGGGACCGGCGAATGGACCGACTCGGCCGTGCGCCGCTACGTCCGGGACGCCGGGCCGATGCTCTCGCGTCTGCACAAGCTGACCCGCTCGGACTGCACCACCCGCAACAAGCGCAAGGCGGGCGCGCTCTCCCGTGCCTACGACGGCCTGGAGGACCGCATCGCCCAGCTCCAGGAGCAGGAGGAGCTCGACGCGATCCGTCCCGACCTGGACGGCAACCAGATCCAGGAGATCCTGGGCATCGGTCCCGGTCCCGCCATCGGACAGGCGTACAAGTTCCTGCTGGAGCTCCGGCTGGAGAACGGGCCGATGGAGCACGACCAGGCCGTGGCCGCGCTCAAGGAGTGGTGGGCCGCGCAGGGCTGA